Within the Saccharomonospora amisosensis genome, the region CCCTCTTGCACCCCGAAGACACACAGCATGCCCACCACATGGCTCGAGTCGACGACGGGTCGCATGGTCAGCGGAGTGGCTGACTCCCCCCGGTTCACGGTCACGGTCGCGTAGCCGCTCCACTGTGCGGTTCCCCGCGCCCGCTCCTTGGCCCACCGCACCACGTCAGCAAGCCCTGAAATGTCCGGGGTCCAGCGTTGCGCCGGTTCGATCGCGCCCGCCGCGAGGGGCGTTTCGCCGGTCAACCCGAGCAGCGCGACAGCCGCTTCGTTCGCGGCTATCACGTTTCCGCCGCGGTCCATCGCCATAAACGGTCGGCTGACCTGGCCGGAATTCTTGTTGAACTCAGCGATTACCTTGTCCGCCTCGTAGACCGCGCGTCGGTAGATCTCCTGTTCGACGCACACGACGGCTTTCGTCAGCCACAACGGCACCAGCTCGGACAGCGGCGCGTTCCATCGCGAGATGTTGATCGACGCGACCGGTGCGCCGGTCACCACGTCGCGGATGGAAATGCCCGCACAGGCCCACTTGTGGAAGGCTTCGCACCAGTGCTCCGGGCCCGTCACGGTCACCGCTCCGGACACCTCCAACGAGGTTCCCATCCCGTTCGTGCCGGTGCACTCCTCCGACCACGACGACCACGGGGCGAGGTTGTGCAGCTCCGCCCGTCGCTGCGCGGAGGGATCGCCCCAGACCCCGAGGACCCGCCCGCCCCCGTCCGTAACGGTGACAACGGCGCCGTCCCGTTCCACTTCCTGACCGGCCAACGCACCGAGACTGCCAAGCGCGGTGAAGATCACGTCGTTGTCGATTCGCTGGACATCGCCGCCCGCTCCCGGTGCGGCGTCCAGCGATCGGTCCACTTCGTACCGATCACGACACCGGTACCACGAAGCCAGGATCTCAGGCCGCACGCCCGTTTCCACGTCTTCGCCCGCGGCGAAGCTTTCCCAGGCCCTGGCCACCTCTCTCGCCGATGACGTCGTCATCAGCGAGCCGCTCGCCACGTGGTCGCGTCCGCTGGGCCTACTCGGTGCGATCGCCAGCGGTGGTACTCTCCCGGTCATCGCAACCTCCTTACGGCCTGACGCGCCGGGGTTTCCTGGAACCCGGACCGTGACAGAACTACAGAAAATTACTTGATATGACACGACATTTCAAGACATGTCCGCGTCGGTCGACCACACGCTTGTAGACAGACAACGCCGGCCCGCCGAGCCAGGTTGGCCGCAGGTCGACAACGACCGCCCATGAGCGGTTGGCCACCGCTCATCACGGGTTCACGTCCGTTCGTACGTCGTTCGCCCTCGGTCATCCCACGCTGCTTGCCCTCAAAACAAGGGGGAGCTTAGCCTGCGTCGGCAGCCACACAACGCGGCCCGACACGTCAAACGGCACGCGAGCGGCCAACGGCACTCGCGTACCGGCCGGGTTGGCAATAGACCAAAGGCGGTCTTACATGGCACAGGTACGCCGGCTCGACGCAACCTCTCGCAGCGATGGCGAGGCAACGGTGTACGGGGCATGGGAGCGGTTCGTGCGGGGCGAGGACGACCTCCGTGGTGTGCGACCCGAGATAGCGATTTCCTGGCAGCGGTGCCGGGACCAGTACCGGGTCGACCCCAATCTCATCGAAGCCCCGGTCGCCGTGGCGAAAGTCGACCACGCACTGGAGCACGACGTCGTGATCGCCGAACTCGGATTCCGCGCCGCCTCGCTGGAGCACGAAGTCAGCAATCTGGGCGGCATCTTAACCATCACCGACGCCTCCGGACGCATCTTGGCGCAATGGGGGGATCAGGCCACGCGCGCCGTCGCCGCCAAAGCCAACCTGGCACCGTGGTTCTGCTGGGCCGAGGGCGCCACCGGGACGAACGGCATGGGTACAGCGCTGATGTCCTACACCCCCGTGTTGATCCGCCGTACCGAGCACTGGTGCCAGGCCTTCCACGACTGGACCTGCGCCGGGGTGGCAGTA harbors:
- a CDS encoding DNA-binding protein, with the protein product MTGRVPPLAIAPSRPSGRDHVASGSLMTTSSAREVARAWESFAAGEDVETGVRPEILASWYRCRDRYEVDRSLDAAPGAGGDVQRIDNDVIFTALGSLGALAGQEVERDGAVVTVTDGGGRVLGVWGDPSAQRRAELHNLAPWSSWSEECTGTNGMGTSLEVSGAVTVTGPEHWCEAFHKWACAGISIRDVVTGAPVASINISRWNAPLSELVPLWLTKAVVCVEQEIYRRAVYEADKVIAEFNKNSGQVSRPFMAMDRGGNVIAANEAAVALLGLTGETPLAAGAIEPAQRWTPDISGLADVVRWAKERARGTAQWSGYATVTVNRGESATPLTMRPVVDSSHVVGMLCVFGVQEGESYESASEAVVNPLPRRVIGMRNDRLVLLAPSEIRYAEADRNVVWLMTERGKIQAATRGLENVERSLTPYGFRRVHRRFLVNLRRVAELERGIKGELFLIMDSRSHEFVPVSRRHAPELRRMLGV